A window of Phyllopteryx taeniolatus isolate TA_2022b chromosome 19, UOR_Ptae_1.2, whole genome shotgun sequence contains these coding sequences:
- the LOC133469152 gene encoding putative uncharacterized protein DDB_G0286901 isoform X10 — MAAVWLLVVLVNVVVMDKGICFPGWAKEGGSNAVHKKAQPASKEAFGDKTSHNVRNDQTSSKGHQNVSFSHDQQSYNMSKGQDNDFQVQESVTQNNTMAHNPQRESFQQVQESVAQNNTMSHNPQRESFQKVQQSVAQNNTMRESFQEVQQSVKQNNTMSHNPHTESVQQVQQSINQNNTMSHNPQRESVQQVQQSVNQNTMSHNPQRESVQQVQQSVNHNNTMRESFQQIQESVNQNNTMSHNPQRESFQQIQESVTQNNTMAHNLQRESVQQVQQRVNQNNTMRESVQQVQQSVNQNNTMSHNPQRESVQVQQSINRNNTMSYNPQRESVQVQESVNQNNTMSESVQQVQESVTQNNTMSQNPQRKSVQQMQESITQNNTMAHNLQRESVQVQESVNQNNTMRESVQQVQQSINQNNTMSNNPQRESVQQVQQRVNHNTMTESVQQVQESVTQNNTMSQNPQRESVQQIQESITQNNTMAHNLQRESVQQRVNQNNTMSQNPQRESVQQVQQSINQNNTMSHNPQRESVQQVQQSVNQNNTMSHNPQRESFQQVQQSINQNNTMSHNPQRESVQQVQQSVNQNNTMSHNPQRESVQQVQQGVNQNTMSESVQVQQSINQNNTISHTTQRESFQQVQESVNQNNTMSESVQQVQESVTQNNTMSQNPQRESVQQIQESVTQNNTMAHNLQRESIQQVQQRVKQNNTMRESVQQVQQSVNQNNTKSHNPQRESVPVQQSVNQNNTMSHTPQRESFQQVQERVNENNTMSESVQQVQESVTQNTMSHNPQRESFQQVQGSVTQNTMSHNPQRESFQQVQQHVNQNSMSHNPQRVSIQQIQQSVNQNDRLGDDSTDEGLIVNV; from the exons ATGGCAGCTGTATGGCTCTTGGTTGTGCTGGTCAATGTTGTTGTCATGGACAaag gcATTTGTTTTCCAGGTTGGGCTAAAGAAGGGGGGTCCAATGCTGTGCATAAAAAAG CCCAACCTGCAAGCAAAGAGGCATTTGGAGACAAAACAAGCCACAATGTGAGAAATGACCAAACGAGCAGTAAGGGCCATCAGAACGTTTCCTTCAGCCATGACCAGCAGAGCTACAACATGAGCAAGGGTCAGGATAATGACTTTCAAGTCCAGGAGAGTGTCACCCAGAACAACACAATGGCCCACAACCCCCAGAGGGAGTCTTTTCAACAAGTCCAAGAGAGTGTCGCCCAGAACAACACAATGAGCCACAACCCCCAGAGGGAGTCCTTTCAAAAAGTCCAGCAAAGTGTCGCCCAGAACAACACAATGAGGGAGTCCTTTCAAGAAGTCCAGCAGAGCGTCAAACAGAACAACACAATGAGCCACAACCCCCATACTGAGTCCGTGCAACAAGTCCAGCAGAGCATCAACCAGAACAACACTATGAGCCACAACCCCCAGAGGGAGTCCGTTCAACAAGTCCAGCAGAGCGTCAACCAGAACACGATGAGCCACAACCCCCAGAGGGAGTCCGTTCAACAAGTCCAGCAGAGCGTCAACCACAACAACACGATGAGGGAGTCCTTTCAACAAATCCAGGAGAGTGTCAACCAGAACAACACTATGAGCCACAACCCCCAGAGGGAGTCCTTTCAACAAATCCAGGAGAGTGTCACCCAGAACAACACAATGGCCCACAACCTCCAGAGGGAGTCTGTTCAACAAGTCCAGCAGCGTGTCAACCAGAACAACACTATGAGGGAGTCCGTTCAACAAGTCCAGCAGAGCGTCAACCAGAACAACACGATGAGCCACAACCCCCAGAGGGAGTCCGTTCAAGTCCAGCAGAGCATCAACCGGAACAACACTATGAGCTACAACCCCCAGAGGGAGTCCGTTCAAGTCCAGGAGAGTGTCAACCAGAACAACACGATGAGTGAGTCTGTTCAACAAGTCCAGGAGAGCGTCACCCAGAACAACACGATGAGCCAGAACCCCCAGAGGAAGTCTGTTCAACAAATGCAGGAGAGTATCACCCAGAACAACACAATGGCCCACAACCTCCAGAGGGAGTCCGTTCAAGTCCAGGAGAGTGTCAACCAGAACAACACGATGAGGGAGTCCGTTCAACAAGTCCAGCAGAGCATCAACCAGAACAACACAATGAGCAACAACCCCCAGAGGGAGTCCGTTCAACAAGTCCAGCAGCGTGTCAACCACAACACAATGACTGAGTCTGTTCAACAAGTCCAGGAGAGCGTCACCCAGAACAACACGATGAGCCAGAACCCCCAGAGGGAGTCCGTTCAACAAATCCAGGAGAGTATCACCCAGAACAACACAATGGCCCACAACCTCCAGAGGGAGTCCGTTCAGCAGCGTGTCAACCAGAACAACACGATGAGCCAGAACCCCCAGAGGGAGTCCGTTCAACAAGTCCAGCAGAGCATCAACCAGAACAACACGATGAGCCACAACCCCCAGAGGGAGTCCGTGCAACAAGTCCAGCAGAGCGTCAACCAGAACAACACTATGAGCCACAACCCCCAGAGGGAGTCCTTTCAACAAGTCCAGCAGAGCATCAACCAGAACAACACAATGAGCCACAACCCCCAGAGGGAGTCCGTTCAACAAGTCCAGCAGAGTGTCAACCAGAACAACACTATGAGCCACAACCCCCAGAGGGAGTCTGTTCAACAAGTCCAGCAGGGTGTCAACCAGAACACTATGAGTGAGTCTGTTCAAGTCCAGCAGAGCATCAACCAGAACAACACGATAAGCCACACCACCCAGAGGGAGTCCTTTCAACAAGTCCAGGAGAGTGTCAACCAGAACAACACGATGAGTGAGTCTGTTCAACAAGTCCAGGAGAGCGTCACCCAGAACAACACTATGAGCCAGAATCCCCAGAGGGAGTCCGTTCAACAAATCCAGGAGAGTGTCACCCAGAACAACACAATGGCCCACAACCTCCAGAGGGAGTCCATTCAACAAGTCCAGCAGCGTGTCAAACAGAACAACACGATGAGGGAGTCTGTTCAACAAGTCCAGCAGAGCGTCAACCAGAACAACACAAAGAGCCACAACCCCCAGAGGGAGTCCGTTCCAGTCCAGCAGAGCGTCAACCAGAACAACACGATGAGCCACACCCCCCAGAGGGAGTCCTTTCAACAAGTCCAGGAGCGTGTCAACGAGAACAACACGATGAGTGAGTCTGTTCAACAAGTCCAGGAGAGCGTCACCCAAAATACAATGAGCCACAACCCCCAGAGGGAGTCCTTTCAACAAGTCCAGGGGAGCGTCacccagaacacaatgagccacAACCCCCAGAGGGAGTCCTTTCAACAAGTCCAGCAGCATGTCAACCAGAACTCAATGAGCCACAACCCTCAGAGGGTGTCCATTCAACAAATCCAGCAGAGTGTCAACCAGAATGACAGATTGGGTGATGACTCAACAGATGAGGGGTTGATTGTGAATGTTTGA
- the LOC133469152 gene encoding putative uncharacterized protein DDB_G0286901 isoform X6, with protein sequence MAAVWLLVVLVNVVVMDKGICFPGWAKEGGSNAVHKKGVPDVSPNNVSLARVVELLDSLASVWKLHTSAQPASKEAFGDKTSHNVRNDQTSSKGHQNVSFSHDQQSYNMSKGQDNDFQVQESVTQNNTMAHNPQRESFQQVQESVAQNNTMSHNPQRESFQKVQQSVAQNNTMRESFQEVQQSVKQNNTMSHNPHTESVQQVQQSINQNNTMSHNPQRESVQQVQQSVNQNTMSHNPQRESVQQVQQSVNHNNTMRESFQQIQESVNQNNTMSHNPQRESFQQIQESVTQNNTMAHNLQRESVQQVQQRVNQNNTMRESVQQVQQSVNQNNTMSHNPQRESVQVQQSINRNNTMSYNPQRESVQVQESVNQNNTMSESVQQVQESVTQNNTMSQNPQRKSVQQMQESITQNNTMAHNLQRESVQVQESVNQNNTMRESVQQVQQSINQNNTMSNNPQRESVQQVQQRVNHNTMTESVQQVQESVTQNNTMSQNPQRESVQQIQESITQNNTMAHNLQRESVQQRVNQNNTMSQNPQRESVQQVQQSINQNNTMSHNPQRESVQQVQQSVNQNNTMSHNPQRESFQQVQQSINQNNTMSHNPQRESVQQVQQSVNQNNTMSHNPQRESVQQVQQGVNQNTMSESVQVQQSINQNNTISHTTQRESFQQVQESVNQNNTMSESVQQVQESVTQNNTMSQNPQRESVQQIQESVTQNNTMAHNLQRESIQQVQQRVKQNNTMRESVQQVQQSVNQNNTKSHNPQRESVPVQQSVNQNNTMSHTPQRESFQQVQERVNENNTMSESVQQVQESVTQNTMSHNPQRESFQQVQGSVTQNTMSHNPQRESFQQVQQHVNQNSMSHNPQRVSIQQIQQSVNQNDRLGDDSTDEGLIVNV encoded by the exons ATGGCAGCTGTATGGCTCTTGGTTGTGCTGGTCAATGTTGTTGTCATGGACAaag gcATTTGTTTTCCAGGTTGGGCTAAAGAAGGGGGGTCCAATGCTGTGCATAAAAAAGGTGTGCCAG ATGTGTCTCCCAACAATGTTTCACTTGCGAGAGTTGTTGAACTTCTTGATTCTTTGGCTTCTGTGTGGAAGCTACATACGTCAG CCCAACCTGCAAGCAAAGAGGCATTTGGAGACAAAACAAGCCACAATGTGAGAAATGACCAAACGAGCAGTAAGGGCCATCAGAACGTTTCCTTCAGCCATGACCAGCAGAGCTACAACATGAGCAAGGGTCAGGATAATGACTTTCAAGTCCAGGAGAGTGTCACCCAGAACAACACAATGGCCCACAACCCCCAGAGGGAGTCTTTTCAACAAGTCCAAGAGAGTGTCGCCCAGAACAACACAATGAGCCACAACCCCCAGAGGGAGTCCTTTCAAAAAGTCCAGCAAAGTGTCGCCCAGAACAACACAATGAGGGAGTCCTTTCAAGAAGTCCAGCAGAGCGTCAAACAGAACAACACAATGAGCCACAACCCCCATACTGAGTCCGTGCAACAAGTCCAGCAGAGCATCAACCAGAACAACACTATGAGCCACAACCCCCAGAGGGAGTCCGTTCAACAAGTCCAGCAGAGCGTCAACCAGAACACGATGAGCCACAACCCCCAGAGGGAGTCCGTTCAACAAGTCCAGCAGAGCGTCAACCACAACAACACGATGAGGGAGTCCTTTCAACAAATCCAGGAGAGTGTCAACCAGAACAACACTATGAGCCACAACCCCCAGAGGGAGTCCTTTCAACAAATCCAGGAGAGTGTCACCCAGAACAACACAATGGCCCACAACCTCCAGAGGGAGTCTGTTCAACAAGTCCAGCAGCGTGTCAACCAGAACAACACTATGAGGGAGTCCGTTCAACAAGTCCAGCAGAGCGTCAACCAGAACAACACGATGAGCCACAACCCCCAGAGGGAGTCCGTTCAAGTCCAGCAGAGCATCAACCGGAACAACACTATGAGCTACAACCCCCAGAGGGAGTCCGTTCAAGTCCAGGAGAGTGTCAACCAGAACAACACGATGAGTGAGTCTGTTCAACAAGTCCAGGAGAGCGTCACCCAGAACAACACGATGAGCCAGAACCCCCAGAGGAAGTCTGTTCAACAAATGCAGGAGAGTATCACCCAGAACAACACAATGGCCCACAACCTCCAGAGGGAGTCCGTTCAAGTCCAGGAGAGTGTCAACCAGAACAACACGATGAGGGAGTCCGTTCAACAAGTCCAGCAGAGCATCAACCAGAACAACACAATGAGCAACAACCCCCAGAGGGAGTCCGTTCAACAAGTCCAGCAGCGTGTCAACCACAACACAATGACTGAGTCTGTTCAACAAGTCCAGGAGAGCGTCACCCAGAACAACACGATGAGCCAGAACCCCCAGAGGGAGTCCGTTCAACAAATCCAGGAGAGTATCACCCAGAACAACACAATGGCCCACAACCTCCAGAGGGAGTCCGTTCAGCAGCGTGTCAACCAGAACAACACGATGAGCCAGAACCCCCAGAGGGAGTCCGTTCAACAAGTCCAGCAGAGCATCAACCAGAACAACACGATGAGCCACAACCCCCAGAGGGAGTCCGTGCAACAAGTCCAGCAGAGCGTCAACCAGAACAACACTATGAGCCACAACCCCCAGAGGGAGTCCTTTCAACAAGTCCAGCAGAGCATCAACCAGAACAACACAATGAGCCACAACCCCCAGAGGGAGTCCGTTCAACAAGTCCAGCAGAGTGTCAACCAGAACAACACTATGAGCCACAACCCCCAGAGGGAGTCTGTTCAACAAGTCCAGCAGGGTGTCAACCAGAACACTATGAGTGAGTCTGTTCAAGTCCAGCAGAGCATCAACCAGAACAACACGATAAGCCACACCACCCAGAGGGAGTCCTTTCAACAAGTCCAGGAGAGTGTCAACCAGAACAACACGATGAGTGAGTCTGTTCAACAAGTCCAGGAGAGCGTCACCCAGAACAACACTATGAGCCAGAATCCCCAGAGGGAGTCCGTTCAACAAATCCAGGAGAGTGTCACCCAGAACAACACAATGGCCCACAACCTCCAGAGGGAGTCCATTCAACAAGTCCAGCAGCGTGTCAAACAGAACAACACGATGAGGGAGTCTGTTCAACAAGTCCAGCAGAGCGTCAACCAGAACAACACAAAGAGCCACAACCCCCAGAGGGAGTCCGTTCCAGTCCAGCAGAGCGTCAACCAGAACAACACGATGAGCCACACCCCCCAGAGGGAGTCCTTTCAACAAGTCCAGGAGCGTGTCAACGAGAACAACACGATGAGTGAGTCTGTTCAACAAGTCCAGGAGAGCGTCACCCAAAATACAATGAGCCACAACCCCCAGAGGGAGTCCTTTCAACAAGTCCAGGGGAGCGTCacccagaacacaatgagccacAACCCCCAGAGGGAGTCCTTTCAACAAGTCCAGCAGCATGTCAACCAGAACTCAATGAGCCACAACCCTCAGAGGGTGTCCATTCAACAAATCCAGCAGAGTGTCAACCAGAATGACAGATTGGGTGATGACTCAACAGATGAGGGGTTGATTGTGAATGTTTGA
- the LOC133469152 gene encoding putative uncharacterized protein DDB_G0286901 isoform X9 — protein sequence MAAVWLLVVLVNVVVMDKGICFPGWAKEGGSNAVHKKGVPAQPASKEAFGDKTSHNVRNDQTSSKGHQNVSFSHDQQSYNMSKGQDNDFQVQESVTQNNTMAHNPQRESFQQVQESVAQNNTMSHNPQRESFQKVQQSVAQNNTMRESFQEVQQSVKQNNTMSHNPHTESVQQVQQSINQNNTMSHNPQRESVQQVQQSVNQNTMSHNPQRESVQQVQQSVNHNNTMRESFQQIQESVNQNNTMSHNPQRESFQQIQESVTQNNTMAHNLQRESVQQVQQRVNQNNTMRESVQQVQQSVNQNNTMSHNPQRESVQVQQSINRNNTMSYNPQRESVQVQESVNQNNTMSESVQQVQESVTQNNTMSQNPQRKSVQQMQESITQNNTMAHNLQRESVQVQESVNQNNTMRESVQQVQQSINQNNTMSNNPQRESVQQVQQRVNHNTMTESVQQVQESVTQNNTMSQNPQRESVQQIQESITQNNTMAHNLQRESVQQRVNQNNTMSQNPQRESVQQVQQSINQNNTMSHNPQRESVQQVQQSVNQNNTMSHNPQRESFQQVQQSINQNNTMSHNPQRESVQQVQQSVNQNNTMSHNPQRESVQQVQQGVNQNTMSESVQVQQSINQNNTISHTTQRESFQQVQESVNQNNTMSESVQQVQESVTQNNTMSQNPQRESVQQIQESVTQNNTMAHNLQRESIQQVQQRVKQNNTMRESVQQVQQSVNQNNTKSHNPQRESVPVQQSVNQNNTMSHTPQRESFQQVQERVNENNTMSESVQQVQESVTQNTMSHNPQRESFQQVQGSVTQNTMSHNPQRESFQQVQQHVNQNSMSHNPQRVSIQQIQQSVNQNDRLGDDSTDEGLIVNV from the exons ATGGCAGCTGTATGGCTCTTGGTTGTGCTGGTCAATGTTGTTGTCATGGACAaag gcATTTGTTTTCCAGGTTGGGCTAAAGAAGGGGGGTCCAATGCTGTGCATAAAAAAGGTGTGCCAG CCCAACCTGCAAGCAAAGAGGCATTTGGAGACAAAACAAGCCACAATGTGAGAAATGACCAAACGAGCAGTAAGGGCCATCAGAACGTTTCCTTCAGCCATGACCAGCAGAGCTACAACATGAGCAAGGGTCAGGATAATGACTTTCAAGTCCAGGAGAGTGTCACCCAGAACAACACAATGGCCCACAACCCCCAGAGGGAGTCTTTTCAACAAGTCCAAGAGAGTGTCGCCCAGAACAACACAATGAGCCACAACCCCCAGAGGGAGTCCTTTCAAAAAGTCCAGCAAAGTGTCGCCCAGAACAACACAATGAGGGAGTCCTTTCAAGAAGTCCAGCAGAGCGTCAAACAGAACAACACAATGAGCCACAACCCCCATACTGAGTCCGTGCAACAAGTCCAGCAGAGCATCAACCAGAACAACACTATGAGCCACAACCCCCAGAGGGAGTCCGTTCAACAAGTCCAGCAGAGCGTCAACCAGAACACGATGAGCCACAACCCCCAGAGGGAGTCCGTTCAACAAGTCCAGCAGAGCGTCAACCACAACAACACGATGAGGGAGTCCTTTCAACAAATCCAGGAGAGTGTCAACCAGAACAACACTATGAGCCACAACCCCCAGAGGGAGTCCTTTCAACAAATCCAGGAGAGTGTCACCCAGAACAACACAATGGCCCACAACCTCCAGAGGGAGTCTGTTCAACAAGTCCAGCAGCGTGTCAACCAGAACAACACTATGAGGGAGTCCGTTCAACAAGTCCAGCAGAGCGTCAACCAGAACAACACGATGAGCCACAACCCCCAGAGGGAGTCCGTTCAAGTCCAGCAGAGCATCAACCGGAACAACACTATGAGCTACAACCCCCAGAGGGAGTCCGTTCAAGTCCAGGAGAGTGTCAACCAGAACAACACGATGAGTGAGTCTGTTCAACAAGTCCAGGAGAGCGTCACCCAGAACAACACGATGAGCCAGAACCCCCAGAGGAAGTCTGTTCAACAAATGCAGGAGAGTATCACCCAGAACAACACAATGGCCCACAACCTCCAGAGGGAGTCCGTTCAAGTCCAGGAGAGTGTCAACCAGAACAACACGATGAGGGAGTCCGTTCAACAAGTCCAGCAGAGCATCAACCAGAACAACACAATGAGCAACAACCCCCAGAGGGAGTCCGTTCAACAAGTCCAGCAGCGTGTCAACCACAACACAATGACTGAGTCTGTTCAACAAGTCCAGGAGAGCGTCACCCAGAACAACACGATGAGCCAGAACCCCCAGAGGGAGTCCGTTCAACAAATCCAGGAGAGTATCACCCAGAACAACACAATGGCCCACAACCTCCAGAGGGAGTCCGTTCAGCAGCGTGTCAACCAGAACAACACGATGAGCCAGAACCCCCAGAGGGAGTCCGTTCAACAAGTCCAGCAGAGCATCAACCAGAACAACACGATGAGCCACAACCCCCAGAGGGAGTCCGTGCAACAAGTCCAGCAGAGCGTCAACCAGAACAACACTATGAGCCACAACCCCCAGAGGGAGTCCTTTCAACAAGTCCAGCAGAGCATCAACCAGAACAACACAATGAGCCACAACCCCCAGAGGGAGTCCGTTCAACAAGTCCAGCAGAGTGTCAACCAGAACAACACTATGAGCCACAACCCCCAGAGGGAGTCTGTTCAACAAGTCCAGCAGGGTGTCAACCAGAACACTATGAGTGAGTCTGTTCAAGTCCAGCAGAGCATCAACCAGAACAACACGATAAGCCACACCACCCAGAGGGAGTCCTTTCAACAAGTCCAGGAGAGTGTCAACCAGAACAACACGATGAGTGAGTCTGTTCAACAAGTCCAGGAGAGCGTCACCCAGAACAACACTATGAGCCAGAATCCCCAGAGGGAGTCCGTTCAACAAATCCAGGAGAGTGTCACCCAGAACAACACAATGGCCCACAACCTCCAGAGGGAGTCCATTCAACAAGTCCAGCAGCGTGTCAAACAGAACAACACGATGAGGGAGTCTGTTCAACAAGTCCAGCAGAGCGTCAACCAGAACAACACAAAGAGCCACAACCCCCAGAGGGAGTCCGTTCCAGTCCAGCAGAGCGTCAACCAGAACAACACGATGAGCCACACCCCCCAGAGGGAGTCCTTTCAACAAGTCCAGGAGCGTGTCAACGAGAACAACACGATGAGTGAGTCTGTTCAACAAGTCCAGGAGAGCGTCACCCAAAATACAATGAGCCACAACCCCCAGAGGGAGTCCTTTCAACAAGTCCAGGGGAGCGTCacccagaacacaatgagccacAACCCCCAGAGGGAGTCCTTTCAACAAGTCCAGCAGCATGTCAACCAGAACTCAATGAGCCACAACCCTCAGAGGGTGTCCATTCAACAAATCCAGCAGAGTGTCAACCAGAATGACAGATTGGGTGATGACTCAACAGATGAGGGGTTGATTGTGAATGTTTGA